From Paludisphaera rhizosphaerae, the proteins below share one genomic window:
- a CDS encoding M48 family metalloprotease, with protein sequence MKEAAAQPEPQREGSAALPADQPDRSNSLEPAPPPIRVAPASEPVPVPDLATKSVATTQPLAEAPVVATPETQPPAETKAVDASPAPAPPDAAPKAGDSTLDAKAPIGLESINPYFASREAKRKWDLDQLTADQELELGRELNRMVMQSQLTRRFQNEDMERRLMEAAEPILKNCERKDVRYRFNILDSDAVNAFSHPGGYVYVTRGLMNWASEDQDYVLQFALAHEIHHVDRGDAIRCLRTPALKDLPYGTGELFLMFIFPRSYGETLEFEADDWALQQLKRLYSTRRECLAFLTNFDRYAGANGFLSGDVRPEDEPDTPLFELHYRALPSAAERLKRLKDKLPAQAAEKAG encoded by the coding sequence TTGAAGGAGGCGGCGGCCCAGCCGGAGCCGCAGCGAGAGGGTTCCGCCGCCCTTCCTGCCGATCAGCCCGATCGTTCCAATTCTCTCGAGCCCGCCCCGCCGCCGATCCGTGTCGCCCCTGCGAGCGAGCCAGTCCCGGTCCCGGACCTGGCGACGAAATCGGTTGCGACGACCCAGCCCCTTGCAGAGGCCCCCGTCGTCGCTACTCCGGAAACGCAGCCTCCTGCCGAGACCAAAGCCGTCGACGCCTCGCCTGCACCCGCCCCCCCCGACGCTGCACCCAAAGCCGGCGACTCAACCTTGGATGCGAAGGCACCAATCGGTTTGGAGTCGATCAACCCATATTTCGCCTCGCGCGAAGCCAAGCGTAAGTGGGATTTGGATCAATTAACCGCCGACCAGGAATTGGAGTTGGGAAGAGAACTCAACCGCATGGTGATGCAATCTCAGTTGACTCGTCGATTCCAAAACGAGGACATGGAACGCAGATTGATGGAAGCCGCGGAGCCCATCCTGAAGAACTGCGAGAGAAAGGATGTTCGATACCGCTTTAACATCCTTGATTCGGACGCGGTCAACGCCTTCTCCCATCCAGGCGGCTACGTGTACGTTACGCGAGGCCTGATGAACTGGGCCAGCGAGGACCAGGATTACGTCCTGCAGTTTGCGCTGGCGCATGAGATCCATCATGTCGATCGAGGCGACGCGATTCGATGCCTGCGAACGCCTGCCTTGAAGGACCTGCCCTACGGGACGGGCGAGCTTTTCCTGATGTTCATTTTCCCTCGCAGCTATGGCGAGACGCTGGAGTTCGAGGCCGACGACTGGGCATTGCAACAACTCAAGAGGCTTTATTCCACACGTCGGGAGTGCCTCGCATTTCTGACGAACTTCGACCGATATGCGGGTGCGAACGGATTCCTTTCGGGCGATGTCAGGCCGGAGGACGAGCCTGACACCCCGCTATTTGAGTTGCATTATCGGGCTCTGCCGAGCGCGGCGGAACGACTCAAGCGGCTCAAGGACAAATTGCCCGCTCAGGCAGCTGAGAAGGCCGGCTGA